Proteins encoded together in one Lathyrus oleraceus cultivar Zhongwan6 chromosome 5, CAAS_Psat_ZW6_1.0, whole genome shotgun sequence window:
- the LOC127087396 gene encoding 60S ribosomal protein L28-2 has product MTTVPGPLVWEIVKRNNSFLVKEFGNNTQSVQFSREPNNLYNLNSYKYSGLANKKTVTIQSAGKDQSVLLATSKPRKQNKPSALLHKSVMKKEFRRMAKAVQNQVADNYYRPDLKKAALARLSVVNRSLKVAKSGAKKRNRHA; this is encoded by the exons atgacaaCAGTACCTGGACCTCTTGTTTGGGAGATTGTGAAGAGGAACAACTCTTTCTTGGTCAAGGAGTTTGGTAACAACACTCAGAGTGTTCAGTTTAGCAGAGAGCCAAACAATCTCTACAACCTCAACTCCTACAAGTACTCTG GTTTGGCCAACAAGAAAACTGTTACTATTCAGTCAGCTGGGAAGGATCAGTCTGTGTTGTTGGCCACCTCCAAGCCAAGGAAGCAGAACAAGCCTTCGGCTTTGCTTCACAAATCTGTGATGAAGAAAGAGTTTAGGAGAATGGCTAAGGCTGTTCAGAACCAG GTGGCAGATAACTACTACAGACCAGATCTCAAGAAGGCTGCTCTTGCAAGGTTGAGTGTTGTTAACAGAAGCCTCAAAGTTGCAAAGTCTGGTGCCAAGAAGAGGAACAGACATGCTTGA